One Argentina anserina chromosome 6, drPotAnse1.1, whole genome shotgun sequence genomic window, cctcttacATACATCACATGAAATGATATCTGAGATGAGCACAACCTTGTTATTGAAAACTCGTACAGAACCTTGATGGTAAAACATTACATCATGAGTGATACATGtacttatatgtatatatacatgtatttgCATATTGCATAGTTATTTATCATATATTGGTTTTccatgaaaaaagaaaaaaggaaaacaaaatgtTTCTGAAAGCTGAAAAAGATTTGCAACTTTGCTTCTCGTATTGGAATCTCAACCCCTGGCATGGTACACCGCTATCCCCGAGTTTTCAAGTTGTCACCCCTACTAACAACAGATGATGTTCGACAAATAATGTTACAAGTGTTGGCATTTATTACTAATAAAGAGTCCTTTTGAATGTCTTGAGGAACACAAATTAGTGAATATGCCCACATGGTTTTGAAGAGCTTTTTAATATGAAACAAGAAATGGTTTATGTCATGTGTGACTTGTTTGCACTGATCTACGTCAGGTGTGACatggaagaaaagaaggatgaAGAAGAGAGCACTATGAATGAGGGTGAAGCTGATGTTGCTATTGCCCATGCAAAGAGACTCATTCAAAGTGGTGTCCAGGCTTCTGATATTGGAATTATCACCCCTTATGCTGCACAGGtatcaaattctcttgaataCACTGAAGAGTTGCCATAGCTCCTCGGTTTTTACATTATCCATATTCTTAAGTAGAATACATATTTCTCTTCTCTTTGCTATATCAGATCTAGTATTGCAGGTTTTCATactaaagaaattgaaaagcaATGAAGAAAAGCTTAAGGATTTGGAAATCTCAACAGTCGATGGCTTCCAGGGCCGGGAAAAGGAAGCCATCATTATTTCAATGGTTCGATCAAACTCACATAGAGAGGTATACATGTCTCTTGGTTCTGTTGTTAAATGCATAAAATTAGTGTGATAGTAGACGTCTCAATATTTATAACTAAATTTTATAATGTAAACAAACTGAACATGGGAATTTTGTTTAAATACTTAGGTTGGGTTTCTGAGCGATCACAGGCGAATGAATGTGGCTGTGACACGAGCTAGAAGACAATGTTGTCTTGTTTGTGACACTGAGACTGTGAGTAATGATGCATTCTTGAAGCGATTGATAGAGTACTTTGAGGAGCACGGTGAGTATCTAAGTGCCTCAGAATACACCAATGAATGAGCAGAACTGCCAAAGTACCCTTGTCATCTACCGATTTGCTGTGTTTGGTGGCGTAGCTCTGGGATATAGTGCCCCTGGGATCTCCCATTGCCTTGCGCGGAAGAAAATTTATAATCTAATTAGAACCGGACTTAGAACAGTTTATATTCTTGGAAGATATTTGTACCTATTGGAAAAATGTTTTGGTCTGGTTATACCTATTTGAAACTGGTTTTCTTCAGCTTTCTTCTCATTTAGATTGTTCCTACTGCTGTCTATTCATGCCAACTTATAAACAAGCAAACATGAAGCAAAATGATATTCCGATTCATAGTAAAGCGAGTCGCACGATTTCCTACCGAGGGAAGAGTGAAATAATCCTCTCCATCCCGAAGCCACTACAACTGATAAAAGATGAGTAAACTGAATTCAATCAACTCATACATGATCAGAAAAATGGCTGAAGAGTTATGAAGTGGCACATGTTGCCAACCAAGCTAGTCTATTTTTAGGTGACTACATGTTGCCAACCTCTCTGAAAAGCCTCCTCTCCTCGGTACAAAAAACAAACTTGATTATTTCAGAAGTTCCAAATGGAAGTGGGGAAGGACAGCTCTTCGTTCACATCATAAACTTGAAAAGTACCAGCTTCTGCTCCTTGATTTTCCATTGCATGCATCTCAATCAGTGCATCCCAGTTGAAGTTCTTGTCAGCGAAAGGTCCGAGATCGTCACTGGTGTCTGTAATGGAAGATTCTGGAGCTGCGAAACTTCCTGTGGTCGTGTCTGATTCTTCTACTTGTCTCTCTTTCTTGAGCACACCTAGCTGCTGAAGAAACTCATTGAGATCAATCTGTGGCTTCTCCTCCTGTCCTACCACAATTTTCTCCGATGTAATCTCTACGTCTTTCTCCTTATTCTCTTCTACATGTTCTTTCTGAGTGTTGCCTATTGTGATGTGAGCCTCAGGTTTTGAATCACAGGAAGACGAACTAGAGGAAGGAGTGGTTTGACCAAACACCCCATTTTGCTTAAGCTCCTGGAGCCTCTGATGAATGACATGAACACTCGGTTGGGCATTGATATTGAGCATTCCACAAGGAGGAAACATGGAAATGAAATTCTGGGAAGGGAACCACTTGAACTTTTGAGACTTGAGTAAAGGGTTGGAAGAGTTGGACTGCAGGTGGGGAAGATTGAGAAAAGCATCAGGGCCGTAGAGTCTCCTGGCAGCCTCATCATACGCCATGGCAGCTTCTTCGGCCGTGGCAAATGAGCCTAACCAGAGCCTGGTTCTCTTCTTTGGCTCTCTGATCTCGGCAACCCATTTGCCCCAAGTTCTTTGTCGAACGCCTCGATACTCACACGAGGCGTTCTGAGGGCCGCCTTTGCCTCTCGTAGGGCCTTTCTTCCATGGCTTCAACGGAGATTTTCTCAAGTTTTCCATGGAGGCTTGGAATTTGAAGAAGGGGGAGTGAGAGTAAGAGTgagagtgagtgagtgagtgtGAGTGAGATTGAGAGTGCATACATGAGCGGGAAGGGCGCGGGATATGTAGTGAATGGGAGTGGAGTTTGGTTTAAATGTTGTCACGTTTGGGTAAAGTTCATGCATGTGACAGTTGCCATTAGTAAATTAGctacattttcaatttttgacaTCCTAGTTAGCTCTTCTTGTCGTAGGATGGATGAATGGTAAATAAGAGCCTTCTTCATTAATTGACAGAGAAGTAAACTATCTAATAAATCAagttaaaggaaaaaaaaaaaagtttactGTGCTTCTAGTCTATCTTCTCATTTGTGTTGATGTAGCATGCCTAAATCTTACAATTGGACTACACATTAATAATTCTTTGATAACTAAAATTGTCttcaataattttaatttcgcTTTCGATAAGAACTTAATGAAAAATGTGTAGATTATAGATTATGGAGTCGAATATCATCACATTATTAGCAGTATATACGCATGTGAGTTAAACCTTAATAAGTTGTGTCGTTTTATGCTTCTAAATTCACCACATACTGACCGATGATTAACTTCGCcgtaaaaaattcaaaatgtgGCTCTAATGACCTTTTATAATGCTATTTCACAAACAAGGCATGCAAAATTGTATGGGAACTTGCGAATTTCAGAATATACCACAGGATAGGCAGAAAAACTAGACTTCAATACGATTAGTTGAAATTGACTAGTATATGATAAGGGCACTCATGATGAAGTTAGAAGTGTTATTTATGGCGATAAGTTACCGTGGTAAAATTAAATCTACCAAAAGCAAAGATTCATCAGAAAGAAAATGGAGAAGCGACTGTAAAACCAAATGTTGGAACGCATTGGGTTATAAatgtggtggtggtgactGGAGATCTAGCTACTATATGCTTTTGACTAATTAGTATTGTCGAGCTGAATTCTTTGAATGTAACTTATGTAAGTCTGACACTCCCTTGGATTCCATTTCATACCAGTTGCTTCTCCAGTATGTTGTAAACTCAGAGAATGAGATCAAGAAGTAATTACCCACCTCACTACATTTTTCATTATCACGAGCTCTTCTATTTCACATGTTTTCCTGCCATTCACAACCTGATGCCCGGGACTCTCCTCACCTTTATCCCATGCTTGTCCTCTCCATCTATTTCACAGGTGTGAAGCTTGGCCTCTCGTGTTCATCCCTATGTTgtatatgatgatgatgctgatGACGCTATCACGACAACTACAAGCAAGACGCATGACTGGTTTACCGGTCTTTTCTTTCCCTAAACATTGTGCAATGTAAACATAGTTTTCTATAAGAATCTGCCAATTCTTTGTAATAAATGAACCAAACACTGCACATAAACAGGGAACAAAACTCGAAAGTGGAGGGTTACCAAAAACTGGTGGTGGAATGTTACCAGTTCGATGAGTGAGGATGATGGGATTTTGGGTGTCAAAACAGGATACTATACACCCATTTTTCATTGTGATTTGGGTACAAGAAAGTTTATCATACATATAGATACTGAAGCGCAGGTGCCACTAATAAGTTAATAACATAATGGCATGTTGAGAAGGGATCTGCATACGTCAAGTGCCCAAAATAACATGAGTGGTAGAAATAACATCAATGGTTGACAATGACCAACTCCACTCCAACTTCCGGATTAGCTCCATACTCTGTCCAACTGAGTAACTCAAAACCCTAGTTATGTCTGCACTAGGTAACTAGATTGCTGAAGCAGAATGTAAACCAAAACAACTGCCTAATCTCAAAATTATGATTCTCTTCCATATCTGTAAGCCCCATTGCTGTCTGCTTCAAATGTGTGAAGACAATTTTTTCAGGGGAGTCATATATCAAATAATACTGGAAGATattaatcaacaaatatacACACAGGAACAAAGAAAACCATCATATTATCAAGTGACCGAGTAAAACAaactattttaaaaaaaatctcagtTTTTTGTGGCAAGTTGAACTTTACTTCAAACTCAGTTAAGTTTAGAACACCTAAGTTTTAACTTATCATCTCATATTTGACAACAGGTATTATGCTATGTAGTTTAGAGCTTTGTGCTTTGCAAGAAGAggataatttgaaattttgaataaccTTCTGCTAGTCAACTTGAGTTGCACTGTTCTAAATGCAGTCTACTTGCTACAGATCGACCAAAAACTCAGGTCTGATTGGTCCAGAGACTGCGCTCAGTGTCCTTAAAACTAAGCTGAATATCTAACAACTAAAAGTTTAACCTGCTAAGAATACAGAAGGTGGACCAGATGTGAGCTTCGTGGCAAATCATATTAGCTATTAGGAACTACTTTAGGGGTCTCAGGCCATATCAACATATGATATTTATACTCTTGATAACAGTTGCTTCACTAGTTCCCATGGGTGTTCAAATTGCTACTCctataaaaatatgttttttttttgtcttcaaaTGCCGCTTGCAATAATTTGACATAGCTACTTAGGAGTACCCCTGCTTGCATCAATTTTTGTTGAAGGACAAAAAGAATACAAGATACTGAAACTGTACATAACTTTAAGATTGTTATTTTATGAAATTCAGAGTTCCTACATATGAAATTGATAGTGTCAAGTGAAATTACTAAAGGCCAAAGAGGAGCAATACTTACATGCAAATGACCACTTTAGACTTCCTTTGCACATGTTCCTCCATTTATCCTCAAGGTCTGTTCACTCTGTTGTGGTAGGAGTTTATGAAAACACATTATAACCAATCCAATATTTTCTTCCATGGGACTCTTGTTTCCTCATTGCATTGAGATTTCTGCTTCTGCAACAGTATCAAAGATGTCAGAAATTATAACATAATCAAAATAACCTCCAAAAAGCATAGAAGACTGAACAAAACATGAATAAGGAACACATGAATAAACACCACATGTACACAATTATTTAACTGCAGCCAGGTATATACTAGATGAAATGCAACTATGGGAAGATTATATCGCTATAAAGATCCACTGAAAAAGAAAACGTCAAGAACCTTGAgcatctcttcttcctcaacCGTCCTTAAAGCCTTCTTTTTGCTTGATTGAGTTGTTGCCATCGGTTGATCTTCCAAATTAGCATGAACA contains:
- the LOC126798078 gene encoding dehydration-responsive element-binding protein 2F; translated protein: MENLRKSPLKPWKKGPTRGKGGPQNASCEYRGVRQRTWGKWVAEIREPKKRTRLWLGSFATAEEAAMAYDEAARRLYGPDAFLNLPHLQSNSSNPLLKSQKFKWFPSQNFISMFPPCGMLNINAQPSVHVIHQRLQELKQNGVFGQTTPSSSSSSCDSKPEAHITIGNTQKEHVEENKEKDVEITSEKIVVGQEEKPQIDLNEFLQQLGVLKKERQVEESDTTTGSFAAPESSITDTSDDLGPFADKNFNWDALIEMHAMENQGAEAGTFQVYDVNEELSFPTSIWNF